From Pseudarthrobacter equi, a single genomic window includes:
- a CDS encoding RluA family pseudouridine synthase — protein sequence MQSPLPVRDGVNATRLRLPEEGPWNTAMDYMMHRWGHIDPQGIEDRFDAGEIVGEGGVPLSRHTRLEDHTFIWYYRTLPPETRIPVDLSILHQDEHLLVVDKPHFLPTTPGGTYIQESALVRMRNQLDLPDLIPMHRLDRMTAGVLLFSTNPQTRGKYQVLFEKRQVQKEYECVSAADPAPGHPAVDFPVVVRNRMTKSRSYLLAEVVEGEPNAETRIEQLEMLDGGTYPGADGSMPAAPGSPTRLARYRLEPHTGKTHQLRVHMASLGLGIVNDAFYPELLDKAPDNYGKPLQLLARGIRFVDPISGSPVEYRSGLELSETVRPRSRTAPENFGNPAA from the coding sequence ATGCAATCCCCCCTTCCCGTGCGCGACGGCGTGAACGCGACCCGCCTCCGCCTCCCTGAAGAGGGCCCGTGGAACACCGCCATGGACTACATGATGCACCGCTGGGGCCACATCGATCCGCAGGGCATCGAGGACAGGTTCGACGCCGGCGAGATCGTGGGCGAGGGCGGCGTGCCCCTGAGCCGGCACACCAGGCTCGAAGACCACACCTTCATCTGGTACTACCGCACGCTTCCGCCGGAAACCCGGATCCCCGTGGACCTCAGCATCCTGCACCAGGACGAACACCTGCTGGTGGTCGACAAGCCACACTTCCTCCCCACCACCCCCGGCGGCACCTACATCCAGGAATCGGCCCTGGTGCGGATGCGGAACCAGCTGGACCTGCCGGACCTCATCCCCATGCACCGGCTGGACCGCATGACCGCCGGCGTCCTGCTGTTCTCCACCAATCCGCAGACGCGCGGCAAGTACCAGGTGCTGTTCGAGAAGCGGCAGGTGCAGAAGGAGTACGAGTGCGTTTCGGCCGCCGACCCCGCGCCGGGACATCCCGCCGTCGACTTCCCCGTGGTGGTCCGCAACCGGATGACCAAGTCCCGCAGCTACCTGCTGGCCGAGGTGGTGGAGGGCGAGCCGAACGCGGAGACGCGGATTGAGCAGCTGGAAATGCTCGACGGCGGCACCTACCCGGGTGCCGACGGCAGCATGCCCGCGGCGCCGGGCAGTCCCACCCGCCTCGCCAGGTACCGCCTGGAACCGCACACGGGCAAGACCCACCAGCTGCGCGTCCACATGGCCTCACTGGGACTCGGGATCGTCAACGATGCCTTTTATCCCGAGCTGCTGGACAAGGCCCCGGATAACTACGGCAAACCCCTGCAGCTGCTGGCCCGCGGCATCCGGTTCGTGGATCCGATCTCGGGCAGCCCGGTGGAGTACCGGAGCGGCCTCGAGCTCAGCGAAACGGTCCGCCCCCGCTCGCGGACGGCACCGGAAAACTTCGGGAATCCTGCGGCCTGA
- a CDS encoding DedA family protein, with protein MDFGSADSWGEAIYFWIIPVVLGDAIFPPIPSEMVVITGGALSADGRANILLVLALAALASWTGDIVVFQLFRRRLSHVLDRWKWGRRVHQGIHVALAKAGRSSTYGGIIGARFIPGGRLATSAAAGIANVSVRGFSLCAGLGAVLWACWLVGLGYFTGSATKLPFWASSLIGVVLGLVVGAVVGIIVTRRRGNRSPVEEPGPLG; from the coding sequence ATGGACTTTGGCAGCGCAGACAGCTGGGGGGAGGCCATCTATTTCTGGATCATCCCCGTGGTCCTTGGCGACGCCATCTTTCCGCCCATTCCGTCAGAAATGGTGGTCATCACCGGCGGCGCGCTGTCAGCCGACGGCAGGGCGAATATCCTCCTGGTGCTCGCCCTCGCCGCTCTTGCATCGTGGACGGGCGACATCGTGGTGTTCCAGCTGTTCCGCCGCCGCCTGAGCCATGTGCTGGACCGCTGGAAATGGGGCCGTCGGGTGCATCAGGGCATCCACGTCGCCCTCGCGAAGGCCGGCAGGTCCTCCACCTACGGGGGCATCATCGGCGCAAGGTTCATTCCGGGCGGCCGGCTTGCCACCTCCGCCGCCGCCGGCATTGCCAACGTTTCGGTCCGGGGCTTCAGCCTGTGCGCGGGCCTTGGGGCGGTGCTGTGGGCCTGCTGGCTGGTAGGACTGGGCTACTTCACGGGCTCGGCAACGAAGCTGCCGTTCTGGGCGAGTTCGCTCATCGGTGTGGTGCTCGGCCTGGTGGTGGGCGCCGTCGTCGGAATCATCGTGACCCGCCGCCGCGGCAACCGCTCCCCCGTGGAGGAGCCCGGCCCGCTCGGCTGA
- a CDS encoding SRPBCC family protein: MTDNRNFEIVYDTELPGTPERVWEAVTAGTPGWMFPTDQWPAVKTAEEYPAHLVSRMDGPDGWFNQLEHVLEPLDGGRARLHYVHSGIFADNWDEQYDGASRHTEFYLHTLGQYLQHFDGKPVVFTDIQGPAGSQVPDGFARLRRALGVESAVQGSPVEVELDGVGRLAGEVDFSNEHFLGLRTADALYRFFGRNVWGAPVGMTVHDFSGAGDSETTAKAWTGFLERVYS; encoded by the coding sequence ATGACTGACAACCGCAACTTCGAAATCGTCTACGATACCGAACTTCCCGGTACGCCGGAGCGGGTCTGGGAGGCTGTCACGGCAGGGACTCCCGGATGGATGTTCCCCACGGACCAGTGGCCCGCCGTGAAAACCGCTGAGGAGTACCCCGCCCACCTCGTTTCCCGGATGGACGGTCCGGACGGCTGGTTCAACCAGCTGGAGCACGTCCTGGAGCCGCTGGACGGCGGCCGGGCGCGCCTGCACTATGTCCACAGCGGGATCTTCGCGGACAACTGGGACGAGCAGTACGACGGCGCCAGCCGCCACACCGAGTTCTACCTGCACACCCTGGGCCAGTACCTCCAGCACTTCGACGGAAAGCCGGTGGTGTTCACGGACATCCAGGGGCCCGCCGGCTCCCAGGTGCCGGACGGCTTTGCGCGGCTCCGCCGGGCGCTGGGCGTTGAGTCGGCGGTGCAGGGCAGCCCGGTGGAGGTAGAGCTCGACGGCGTGGGCCGGCTTGCGGGCGAGGTGGACTTCTCCAACGAGCACTTCCTCGGCCTGCGCACGGCGGATGCCCTCTACCGGTTCTTCGGCCGCAACGTGTGGGGCGCCCCCGTGGGCATGACGGTGCACGATTTCAGCGGCGCCGGCGATTCGGAGACCACGGCCAAGGCCTGGACCGGATTCCTGGAGCGCGTCTACTCCTAG
- a CDS encoding ArsR/SmtB family transcription factor — MLDIAVIEDPAAAEASLDPIRSTILRELAEPASATQLAVRVGLPRQKVNYHLKSLERHGLVELVEERRKGNVTERVLQATAASYLISPTALASVSPDPRRFADRFSAFWLLALAGRMVQEVGKLIAGAATARQKLATFAIDGEITFRTAAERAAFAEELGVAVTQLVDKYHDAGASSRGRRHRLVVALHPVLKPSPETSHEPATKEQGHD; from the coding sequence ATGTTGGACATCGCAGTGATCGAGGACCCCGCGGCGGCCGAAGCCTCGCTGGACCCCATCCGCTCCACCATCCTCCGTGAACTGGCTGAACCTGCCTCCGCCACGCAGCTGGCGGTCCGGGTAGGGCTGCCGCGGCAGAAGGTGAACTACCACCTCAAATCGCTGGAGCGGCACGGCCTGGTGGAACTCGTGGAGGAGCGGCGCAAGGGCAACGTTACCGAGCGTGTCCTCCAGGCCACGGCGGCCTCCTACCTGATCTCACCCACGGCCCTGGCTTCCGTGTCGCCGGATCCGCGGCGCTTTGCCGACAGGTTCTCGGCGTTCTGGCTCCTGGCGCTCGCGGGCCGGATGGTCCAGGAGGTGGGGAAGCTGATCGCCGGAGCTGCGACGGCCCGGCAAAAGCTCGCCACCTTCGCCATCGACGGCGAGATCACCTTCCGCACAGCGGCTGAGCGTGCCGCCTTCGCCGAAGAGCTGGGCGTCGCCGTCACGCAGCTGGTGGATAAGTACCACGACGCCGGCGCCTCATCCCGCGGGCGGCGCCACCGACTGGTGGTGGCTCTGCATCCCGTCCTCAAACCGTCCCCCGAAACCTCACACGAACCCGCAACCAAGGAGCAAGGCCATGACTGA